The following proteins are co-located in the Xiphophorus maculatus strain JP 163 A chromosome 8, X_maculatus-5.0-male, whole genome shotgun sequence genome:
- the LOC111609480 gene encoding golgin subfamily A member 1-like, whose protein sequence is MNQSSKASSSDSDQQTLVRETQKLQGILKEVNLMSIERHSLIKTNEELKIRAIKTEQATHEKDKQLLEKDDELKKLFDLIKTLKEDINTLEQKTTDLDLKNTALEKEKTTLEKEKNTLKQEKTVLEKKMTALEQKNTALEMEKTALEPNTTALEQKIAALHLKSTALEKEKNNLKQENTTLVTEKTALEQTITALVTEKTALEQKITTLEEDNTTLGQKNTAMATEKFTLKQENCTLKQINSILEEESNFFEKEKISHEQKSSYLEKVNTALKQKTTALEQKSIALENIIIALEQEHAALEQKSAALENMTIDLELEVEQLNHSLRNRMEQLSQQGSEEEIHEDIQVQSDSDQPQEQRSILSRVIGGFSNKLLKMCIDTIRYWFERLNF, encoded by the coding sequence ATGAATCAGAGCAGCAAAGCGTCGTCTTCCGATTCCGACCAGCAGACCTTAGTTAGAGAGACTCAAAAGCTCCAAGGCATCTTGAAAGAGGTCAACTTGATGTCCATTGAGAGACATTCTCTGATTAAAACAAACGAGGAGCTAAAGATCCGAGCTATAAAGACAGAACAAGCTACACATGAAAAAGACAAGCAGCTTCTGGAAAAGGATGAcgaattaaaaaaactgttcgACCTAATCAAAACTTTAAAGGAAGATATCAACACACTGGAGCAGAAAACCACAGACTTGGATCTGAAAAACACTGcgctggagaaggaaaagacgACCttagaaaaggagaaaaataccCTGAAGCAGGAAAAGACCGTCCTGGAGAAGAAAATGACAGctctggagcagaaaaacactgcCTTGGAGATGGAAAAGACTGCTCTGGAGCCAAATACCACTGCCTTGGAGCAAAAGATTGCTGCCTTGCATCTGAAAAGCACtgccctggagaaggaaaagaataacctgaagcaggaaaacaccaCCCTGGTGACAGAAAAGACTGCTCTGGAGCAAACAATCACCGCCCTGGTGACAGAAAAGACTGCTCTGGAGCAAAAAATCACCACCCTGGAGGAGGACAACACCACCCTGGGGCAGAAAAACACTGCCATGGCAACGGAAAAATTTACCCTGAAGCAGGAAAACTGCACTTTGAAACAGATAAACTCCATCTTGGAGGAGGAAAGCAACTTCTTCGAGAAGGAAAAAATCTCCCATGAACAGAAAAGCTCCTACTTGGAGAAGGTAAACACTGCCCTGAAGCAGAAAACCACCGCTCTGGAGCAGAAAAGCATCGCGTTGGAGAATATAATCATCGCCTTGGAGCAGGAACACGCTGCCCTGGAGCAGAAAAGCGCTGCCTTGGAGAATATGACCATTGACCTGGAGCTCGAAGTGGAACAGCTGAACCACAGCCTGAGGAACAGAATGGAACAGCTGAGCCAGCAGGGATCTGAAGAAGAAATCCACGAAGACATTCAGGTTCAGTCAGATTCAGACCAGCCACAGGAGCAGCGGTCTATATTGAGTCGTGTGATCGGAGGATTCTCCAATAAACTACTGAAAATGTGTATTGACACTATCAGGTATTGGTTTGAAAGATTGAACTTCTAA